In Treponema sp. OMZ 798, the following proteins share a genomic window:
- a CDS encoding L-threonylcarbamoyladenylate synthase translates to MLILKKDPKSLEIAASSLKKGEIIIVPTDTVYGFSGIMPFTKEKIIKIKKRGAEKSFISLIEKPQDIFKYTDTSIPQFLLNLWPAPLSIIVRDKEGGGTSAFRCPDDAWLRNLIGRTGFPIYSTSVNYSGEPVLSDIRDIIREFEDKVSLIIDGGEQKGLSSTIVSLIDKEPCIIRQGALKISF, encoded by the coding sequence ATGCTTATTTTAAAAAAAGATCCTAAATCTTTAGAAATAGCAGCCTCGTCCTTAAAAAAGGGCGAAATTATAATAGTTCCTACCGATACCGTTTACGGTTTTTCGGGTATAATGCCTTTTACAAAAGAAAAAATCATTAAAATCAAAAAAAGAGGGGCTGAAAAGAGTTTTATCAGCCTCATTGAAAAACCGCAAGATATTTTTAAATATACGGATACCTCCATTCCTCAGTTCCTATTAAATCTTTGGCCTGCTCCTTTAAGCATAATAGTAAGAGATAAAGAGGGCGGGGGTACTTCGGCTTTTAGATGCCCTGATGATGCATGGCTTAGAAATCTAATAGGAAGGACGGGTTTTCCTATTTATTCTACCAGCGTAAACTACTCAGGAGAGCCTGTTTTAAGCGATATCAGGGATATAATAAGGGAGTTTGAAGATAAGGTTTCATTGATAATTGATGGAGGAGAGCAAAAGGGCTTATCGTCTACAATCGTCAGCTTAATTGATAAGGAGCCTTGCATAATAAGACAAGGTGCTTTAAAGATAAGTTTTTAA
- a CDS encoding septum formation initiator family protein has protein sequence MKIYFRVLIPIFITVFAYTVLTVFLGPKGIYAQRFIEVQRDTLVSHVRSLRQTGEDLDSLIRNLTYDPETIAIYAHELGYIYDNEGIIKLVNFNSGFGKGLNPGTILKIEAPYFLSDYICKTIAASLGLIVIIFQMLAVRKDAYFKKRS, from the coding sequence ATGAAAATCTATTTTAGAGTGCTTATTCCCATTTTTATTACTGTTTTTGCTTACACTGTTTTGACTGTGTTTTTAGGCCCTAAGGGAATATATGCACAGCGGTTTATAGAGGTTCAGCGGGATACTCTTGTAAGCCATGTCCGCTCTCTTAGGCAAACGGGAGAGGATTTGGACAGCCTGATAAGAAATTTAACCTATGATCCTGAAACAATTGCTATTTATGCCCATGAACTGGGTTATATATATGATAATGAGGGAATAATTAAGCTTGTGAATTTTAATTCAGGCTTTGGGAAGGGGCTAAATCCGGGGACAATCTTAAAAATTGAAGCTCCGTATTTTCTTTCAGATTACATATGCAAAACAATAGCGGCATCTTTAGGGCTAATTGTTATTATTTTTCAGATGCTGGCGGTAAGAAAAGATGCTTATTTTAAAAAAAGATCCTAA
- a CDS encoding 6-hydroxymethylpterin diphosphokinase MptE-like protein → MIKQVKLHSSYNPQKEAERFSDTIQGSPKIIVITEPGESYLASALRKKFARAKLIAMRYTDNYFLDSDKLWDAVWRPVSGNPSFFLVNNIPDEFLSSTLFLPWKPAEKVWPDSASWVWKEISEAVKIIQSVIATRSFFGKRWLKNMGDNFIYSERIVNRDFFQERNLGNEGPCFFAGAGPSLDEILDNYSENINGIFNMAAASALPAVLSRNMRLDLCISTDGGFWAANHLKYLNDKRFKETALAFPLEAKIPYHVLKNNNSLFLSYGSALESLFFDGLGIEPLPAKRNGTVSGTAIELLLDNTRGKIFIAGLDLKESKGFSHCSPHESQKQKEIKANRLDPVSNFAAISNFDLRSLKAYEKWFSRLPKPRAERLFRIGQNLSPIGNIKSIDGEDFKAQVRTQENANKKNIQAKQSKTLRFKSLNEKKALLSEIYQNIKEEIKTETFFDKIKISAKEKELNSPQKELCEFISFQNYMIFLKEKDTCNEAEIKLKLENEISSFLENQIRRLKP, encoded by the coding sequence ATGATAAAGCAAGTTAAATTACACTCTTCTTATAACCCGCAAAAAGAGGCGGAGAGGTTTTCAGATACAATACAGGGAAGTCCTAAAATTATAGTTATCACGGAACCCGGTGAATCCTATCTTGCCTCAGCCTTACGTAAAAAATTTGCTAGAGCCAAATTGATTGCTATGAGGTACACGGATAATTATTTTTTGGACTCGGACAAACTCTGGGACGCAGTTTGGAGACCGGTGTCAGGAAATCCGTCTTTTTTTTTGGTTAATAATATTCCGGACGAATTTTTATCGTCTACCTTGTTTTTACCTTGGAAGCCGGCAGAAAAGGTTTGGCCTGATTCGGCTTCTTGGGTATGGAAAGAGATATCCGAAGCCGTAAAGATAATACAAAGCGTAATAGCTACAAGAAGCTTTTTCGGAAAAAGATGGCTGAAAAACATGGGCGATAACTTTATATATTCCGAAAGAATTGTGAACAGGGATTTTTTCCAAGAAAGGAATTTAGGAAATGAGGGACCTTGCTTTTTTGCAGGGGCCGGCCCAAGCTTAGATGAGATATTGGATAATTACTCTGAAAATATAAACGGAATATTTAACATGGCGGCAGCCTCAGCTCTGCCGGCCGTCTTGAGCCGCAATATGAGGCTTGATCTATGTATATCGACTGACGGCGGATTTTGGGCTGCCAATCATTTAAAATATTTAAATGATAAAAGGTTTAAAGAAACCGCCCTAGCCTTCCCATTGGAAGCAAAAATTCCTTACCACGTTCTAAAAAACAATAACTCGCTTTTTTTAAGTTACGGCTCAGCCCTTGAAAGTCTTTTTTTTGACGGCTTAGGGATTGAGCCTCTTCCTGCAAAAAGAAACGGAACCGTGTCAGGCACGGCAATAGAGCTTCTCTTAGACAACACGAGAGGGAAAATTTTTATTGCAGGCTTGGATTTAAAGGAATCAAAGGGTTTTTCTCATTGTTCACCCCATGAAAGTCAAAAACAAAAAGAAATTAAAGCAAACCGCTTAGATCCTGTATCCAATTTTGCGGCTATATCTAATTTTGATCTGCGCTCATTAAAAGCTTACGAAAAATGGTTTAGCCGGCTCCCTAAGCCGAGGGCTGAACGGCTTTTTAGAATAGGACAAAACCTTTCTCCCATAGGGAATATAAAATCAATAGACGGGGAAGATTTTAAGGCTCAGGTAAGAACTCAAGAAAATGCAAATAAAAAAAATATTCAGGCAAAGCAATCAAAAACTTTGAGATTTAAATCTCTCAACGAAAAAAAAGCCCTGCTTTCGGAGATTTACCAAAACATAAAAGAGGAAATAAAAACTGAGACCTTTTTCGATAAAATAAAAATAAGCGCAAAGGAAAAAGAATTAAACAGTCCCCAAAAAGAATTATGCGAATTTATTTCTTTTCAAAATTATATGATATTTTTAAAAGAAAAAGATACGTGCAATGAAGCTGAAATTAAACTAAAGCTTGAAAACGAAATAAGCTCCTTTTTAGAAAACCAAATTAGAAGGCTTAAACCATGA
- a CDS encoding motility associated factor glycosyltransferase family protein, whose translation MNLFDKNIEALKKINLKLAEDIINSTESSDYSSDTEISKTGHSLPLLKNGKLLHSKYDPVKEASRFFTGNENFVLFCGLGAGIHIEFFLNNFQSKHCAVTEASFSNFKSLFKLIDFSRLILNKNLSFLPPLESENFEKEFINTYIPAIHGNFEIRILRPWEDFYKDKTKKFENKIQTSLEKIQADLSTQAAFGKIWMRNIMHNLKTASMIRPIIPKTDQAKKAYILGAGPGLESALENIKKYRDSLVLFASDTAFPVLNAAGIEADFFVSMDPQNISYAHCFKPFTQNTVGIFDLCSNPILAREFLKNGNSFFFTKSAHPFAQYASFFSPFPYMETSSGTVALAARSAALSLGFKDLEFLGLDFAYTEGKAYANGTYLSKQFEKSSFKTSSLETKFCEFMFRTEVKKTIKNGKITYTTALLDGYKDFFEAAINLNSAAHSPCRSATPQWKNEEFSIFPYEDFISRLKKSALKDKKMLTTALLPYFAYLSKRLSKNISDFADLELVLSQILEYTVS comes from the coding sequence ATGAATTTGTTTGATAAAAATATAGAAGCATTAAAAAAAATAAATTTAAAACTTGCAGAAGATATTATCAATTCCACTGAAAGCTCGGATTACTCTTCCGATACGGAGATATCGAAAACCGGCCATTCTCTTCCCTTGTTAAAAAACGGAAAACTCCTTCATTCAAAATATGATCCCGTAAAAGAAGCATCGAGGTTTTTTACGGGAAACGAAAACTTTGTGCTGTTTTGCGGATTGGGGGCCGGTATTCACATAGAGTTTTTTTTAAACAATTTTCAGTCAAAGCACTGTGCCGTAACCGAAGCAAGTTTTTCAAATTTTAAAAGTTTATTTAAACTAATAGATTTTTCACGTCTTATTCTAAATAAGAACCTATCTTTTTTACCTCCATTGGAATCGGAAAACTTTGAAAAAGAATTTATCAATACCTATATTCCGGCCATACACGGCAATTTTGAGATAAGAATTTTAAGGCCTTGGGAAGATTTTTACAAAGATAAAACAAAAAAATTCGAAAATAAAATTCAAACCTCATTAGAAAAGATACAGGCAGATCTTTCGACGCAGGCAGCCTTCGGTAAGATATGGATGCGGAACATTATGCATAATTTAAAGACAGCTTCTATGATAAGGCCGATAATCCCAAAAACGGATCAGGCAAAAAAAGCCTATATTTTAGGAGCCGGACCAGGCCTTGAATCGGCCTTGGAAAATATAAAAAAATACAGGGATTCACTTGTTCTTTTTGCTTCGGATACGGCCTTTCCTGTTTTAAATGCAGCAGGAATAGAAGCCGATTTTTTTGTGAGCATGGACCCGCAAAATATTTCTTATGCTCATTGCTTTAAGCCTTTTACACAAAACACCGTAGGTATATTCGATCTTTGCTCAAACCCGATCCTTGCAAGGGAATTCTTAAAAAACGGTAACTCCTTTTTCTTTACAAAAAGCGCCCATCCCTTTGCTCAATATGCCTCATTTTTTTCTCCATTCCCTTATATGGAAACTTCAAGCGGTACGGTTGCCCTTGCGGCAAGGTCGGCAGCCCTTTCTCTCGGATTTAAAGATTTGGAGTTCTTAGGCTTGGACTTTGCTTATACGGAAGGCAAGGCTTATGCAAACGGAACATATCTTTCAAAACAGTTTGAAAAAAGCTCTTTTAAAACTTCATCCTTAGAAACAAAATTTTGTGAGTTTATGTTTAGAACAGAGGTAAAAAAAACTATAAAAAACGGAAAAATAACTTATACCACAGCTCTTTTAGACGGATATAAGGATTTTTTTGAAGCGGCAATCAACCTTAATTCGGCAGCCCATTCGCCTTGCCGTTCGGCAACCCCTCAATGGAAAAACGAGGAGTTTTCAATATTTCCATATGAAGATTTTATAAGCCGGTTAAAAAAATCGGCTTTGAAGGATAAGAAAATGTTAACAACGGCTCTTTTACCTTATTTTGCATATTTAAGTAAAAGATTATCTAAAAATATCTCGGATTTTGCCGATTTAGAACTTGTACTATCTCAAATTCTGGAGTATACTGTAAGTTAA
- a CDS encoding diguanylate cyclase domain-containing protein, giving the protein MKKMYIGIYAAIALLIIVGTFSWFVYGIIKDSDTGAEEAKSAFAYFAKQIIISSEKENFAQSEYNQRLYSLADELEIKAFVISKPNKSIVISWPKDSNLISYDESGNFIIKPASLFIKNHSGKINVKTMKSYDTELVLTASIPTLKPAVIYLRIRSAFFIILAVTILTIIIILFTNLSHVQDRVYADINTRTFEDRIQDEEDLSPKASENKYYSELREEVYPHDYIEPKEKDEAGLTSMEDIKTAGDEEVYGLEDLDNLKITQQFPYESGTGSNYKEEKDIAYISSDSEEYTDIQNTSAFDAVNPEAIEKVRGLYSPITGISWQEYLPEYLESELRRAASSEQDIALVIMKLDDFSLESMIGKKIAALLIDFIKFRDMIFEFDSNGFAAILQDTNLDEAMKKAEEIYKGTKSILTEYDISKSVSIGITTRTSRLISSGRMIEEAQAAVHRAIKNNDDPIVAFRVNPDKYREFISDN; this is encoded by the coding sequence ATGAAAAAGATGTATATTGGCATATATGCCGCAATAGCTTTATTAATTATAGTAGGAACATTTTCATGGTTTGTGTATGGGATTATAAAGGATTCCGATACCGGTGCAGAGGAAGCAAAATCCGCATTTGCTTATTTTGCGAAACAAATTATAATCTCGTCTGAAAAAGAAAACTTTGCCCAAAGTGAATATAATCAAAGATTGTATTCACTTGCGGATGAGCTGGAAATTAAAGCCTTTGTTATTTCCAAACCTAATAAAAGTATTGTAATTTCTTGGCCCAAGGATTCTAACCTGATAAGCTATGATGAAAGCGGTAATTTTATTATAAAACCGGCCTCATTATTTATAAAAAATCATAGCGGAAAAATAAATGTAAAAACAATGAAAAGCTATGATACCGAGCTTGTATTGACTGCCTCTATCCCGACATTAAAACCGGCAGTAATCTATTTGAGAATAAGAAGTGCTTTTTTTATAATATTAGCCGTAACAATTTTAACAATAATCATAATTCTTTTTACAAATCTTTCTCATGTTCAAGACAGGGTATATGCAGATATAAATACAAGAACCTTTGAAGACCGTATTCAAGATGAAGAAGACTTAAGTCCTAAAGCATCAGAAAATAAATATTATTCAGAACTGAGAGAAGAAGTTTATCCTCATGATTACATCGAACCAAAAGAAAAGGATGAAGCCGGTTTAACATCTATGGAAGATATTAAAACCGCAGGAGATGAGGAAGTATACGGCCTTGAAGATCTGGATAATTTAAAAATTACACAGCAATTTCCTTATGAGTCCGGAACAGGATCTAATTACAAGGAAGAAAAAGATATTGCCTATATAAGCTCCGATTCTGAAGAATATACGGACATTCAAAATACATCAGCATTCGATGCTGTAAATCCGGAAGCTATAGAAAAGGTTAGAGGTCTTTACTCCCCCATTACCGGAATAAGCTGGCAGGAATATTTACCCGAATATCTGGAATCGGAATTACGGCGGGCAGCATCATCAGAACAGGATATAGCCTTGGTTATTATGAAACTTGATGATTTCAGCCTCGAAAGCATGATAGGAAAAAAGATTGCAGCTCTTTTAATAGACTTTATCAAATTTAGAGATATGATTTTTGAATTTGACAGCAACGGTTTTGCAGCCATCCTTCAAGATACAAATTTGGACGAGGCTATGAAAAAGGCTGAGGAAATATATAAGGGCACGAAGAGTATTTTAACCGAATACGATATATCGAAATCGGTTTCGATAGGAATTACCACTAGAACTTCACGCCTTATTTCTTCCGGAAGGATGATAGAAGAAGCTCAGGCAGCGGTACACAGGGCGATAAAGAATAACGATGACCCTATAGTAGCCTTTAGGGTTAATCCCGACAAATACAGGGAATTTATTTCGGATAATTAA
- a CDS encoding HD family hydrolase, translating into MSVSRLEKQMSFVFELEKLKIVYRQNGIIGGVRQENSAEHSWHIAVMALLLAEYCKEKVDLLHTLKMLLIHDIVEVYAGDTFLYDSQKREEAKTNEKIAADKIFSLLPDDQKEDFMNTWLEFEERKTPEAQYAAVLDNLQPLLNHYYTNNRNIIKKNLKKSQIIDKKEFIKDFSEELWTFALDIIEKGTALGLYLDM; encoded by the coding sequence ATGAGTGTTTCACGATTGGAAAAACAGATGAGCTTCGTTTTTGAGCTTGAAAAATTAAAAATCGTTTACAGGCAAAACGGTATAATCGGAGGAGTAAGACAGGAAAATAGTGCCGAACATTCTTGGCATATTGCCGTTATGGCTCTTCTCCTTGCGGAATACTGTAAGGAAAAAGTCGACCTTCTTCACACCCTCAAGATGCTTTTAATTCACGACATAGTTGAAGTTTATGCAGGCGATACCTTTTTGTACGATAGTCAAAAAAGAGAAGAAGCTAAGACCAATGAAAAAATAGCTGCAGATAAAATTTTTTCTCTTTTGCCTGACGACCAAAAAGAAGACTTTATGAACACTTGGCTGGAATTCGAAGAGCGCAAAACACCGGAAGCCCAATATGCGGCAGTCTTGGATAACCTACAGCCTCTTTTAAATCATTATTATACCAATAACCGAAATATCATCAAAAAGAATTTAAAAAAATCCCAAATCATCGATAAAAAAGAGTTTATAAAAGACTTTTCTGAGGAACTTTGGACCTTTGCCCTTGATATAATAGAAAAGGGGACAGCCTTGGGGCTTTATCTGGATATGTAA
- a CDS encoding ABC transporter ATP-binding protein — MEIIRIEHVCKTYGTGDTLVKALDDVSLSVDRGEFVAIVGSSGSGKSTLLHILGGVDSPDSGKIFIQGEDISKYSEDELALFRRRKVGLVYQFYNLIPNLSIEKNISLPLVLDKQKIDKDRLINLTEKLGIQNKLNNFPHELSGGQQQRAAIARSLIYSPALLLADEPTGNLDRKNTDEIMSLLQYANKTYNQTVLMVTHDERLALSASRIVELSDGKIVKDEAV; from the coding sequence ATGGAAATTATACGGATTGAACATGTGTGTAAGACCTACGGTACGGGCGATACGCTGGTAAAAGCCCTTGATGATGTGAGTCTTTCGGTTGACAGGGGTGAGTTTGTTGCGATTGTCGGTTCTTCCGGGAGCGGGAAAAGTACCCTCCTTCATATTTTGGGCGGGGTGGATTCGCCCGATTCGGGGAAGATTTTTATTCAAGGCGAAGATATTTCGAAGTACTCTGAAGATGAACTTGCTCTTTTTAGGAGGCGGAAGGTCGGGCTTGTGTACCAGTTTTATAACCTTATTCCGAACCTTTCCATCGAAAAAAACATAAGTTTGCCGCTTGTGCTTGACAAGCAAAAAATCGATAAGGATAGGCTGATAAATCTTACCGAAAAGCTCGGCATACAAAATAAGCTAAATAATTTTCCGCACGAACTTTCAGGAGGACAACAGCAGCGGGCGGCGATTGCGCGGAGCCTCATTTATTCTCCCGCCCTCCTTTTGGCGGACGAACCTACGGGAAACCTTGACCGCAAAAACACCGATGAAATTATGAGCCTCCTTCAATATGCAAATAAAACATATAATCAAACCGTTTTGATGGTAACTCACGATGAAAGGCTCGCCCTTTCCGCATCGCGGATTGTGGAGTTGTCGGACGGAAAAATTGTAAAGGACGAGGCTGTATGA
- a CDS encoding ABC transporter permease, translating to MKRFGIKNCDMKKNGAVLLAVTMTGIFFSLFVNIAYSSYSNRIAYFKERFPYDAVTRKSYKQEVRSLIAAHKNVKETYIIRDLISIRHEGVLCALEEAEGSMLTRDALIEGNFPKDNTELIISVEFKERFGLGIGDTVSVTAGKRIVRLKEGGKAAESETSGETGTEEGNERIVPAGEYPAKGEVFRPEGERSFTITGIFKNNRTTVAANPVVKTRALGDAFEDGKSANIAFVFANKWKGYKTVKDLASLIEPETEDYRDIFFVNDLLLSVYGAFDRNEISIEQILTVTLFPLYLAVGTVLVFVLMLKNIYGIWAFNKIRTLAMYKSIGSSRKQLKKLVVKEALKQALPAALFSLIPGNILSYLIIEFIKGTTQNAQYQIVSSYNFSITMNLIAGAFVFICVALSASLPARKLSRMDIIEALKGGFDLKKDKRKRQAKSLEKELRKNNFVIFKASTALVTFSLTVSFFILLMETGLHVERNYWERERFYDFSLFLRTHRKGIPEPFQRLQEQLDKKDYLIYTQKYAFMYPETFLSDEFKKKGFYKKAEGKLVKRENGKAVISVFFTGLLPEDFKRLTGHSDYRGIVVFNGVRKNFEDEVSKAQYIPYFDEGVKSLPITLYGIGSTGSDMAEKEFVVEKYIRELSQDFLYDINEIASGYATVVFIPAEELDRLLHEHFTPKNEYDYTFTQYFMNVRTEEHKNTPLADENYYNNLLKNYIQEEERFSVDGEQLRAANKSASDVVSLLLYSVCAVCTLITLATVYAAVNMFFAHRKREIFLLKSYGIREAELKALLIRDYFYFMLRSLLYAVPLCTGLTLWYGTLSISFTFKRFLIYMNYPVLAVLTALIASAVYLFFRLGAKRFQGMNIAEEVNN from the coding sequence ATGAAAAGATTCGGTATAAAAAACTGCGATATGAAAAAAAACGGGGCAGTCCTCCTCGCCGTTACGATGACGGGCATATTTTTTTCGCTCTTTGTAAATATAGCTTACTCCTCATATTCAAACAGGATTGCTTATTTTAAAGAACGCTTTCCCTACGATGCGGTTACACGCAAGTCTTATAAGCAGGAGGTGCGGAGCCTCATTGCAGCCCATAAAAACGTCAAGGAAACCTACATCATTCGGGATTTGATTTCGATTCGGCATGAGGGTGTTTTATGCGCACTTGAAGAAGCGGAAGGCAGTATGCTCACCCGCGATGCTCTGATTGAGGGAAACTTTCCGAAAGACAACACGGAGCTGATAATTTCCGTGGAATTTAAAGAAAGGTTCGGTCTTGGAATAGGCGATACAGTGAGCGTAACCGCGGGGAAGCGCATTGTGCGGTTAAAGGAAGGGGGAAAGGCAGCCGAAAGCGAAACTTCCGGCGAAACCGGCACCGAAGAAGGTAATGAGCGGATTGTGCCTGCGGGAGAATATCCTGCAAAAGGCGAAGTCTTCCGTCCTGAAGGAGAGCGCTCCTTTACCATTACCGGTATTTTTAAAAATAACAGGACTACCGTCGCGGCAAACCCTGTTGTGAAAACACGGGCCTTAGGCGATGCATTTGAGGACGGAAAGAGCGCAAACATAGCCTTTGTTTTTGCAAACAAATGGAAGGGCTATAAAACCGTAAAAGACCTCGCTTCTTTGATAGAACCTGAAACCGAAGACTACCGCGACATCTTTTTTGTAAACGATCTTCTTCTTTCCGTCTACGGCGCCTTTGACCGCAATGAAATTTCAATCGAGCAAATCCTTACAGTAACGCTTTTTCCTCTCTATCTTGCGGTGGGAACGGTTCTCGTCTTTGTGCTGATGCTTAAAAATATTTACGGCATTTGGGCCTTCAATAAAATACGGACGCTTGCAATGTATAAAAGTATCGGCTCCTCTCGTAAACAGCTCAAAAAACTCGTGGTAAAAGAAGCCTTAAAGCAAGCCCTGCCTGCGGCCCTGTTCAGCCTTATTCCGGGCAATATTCTTTCGTATCTTATTATCGAATTTATAAAAGGGACAACCCAAAACGCTCAATATCAAATTGTTTCGAGCTATAATTTCAGTATAACGATGAACCTTATTGCAGGAGCCTTTGTCTTTATCTGTGTTGCGCTTTCGGCAAGTCTTCCTGCCCGTAAACTTTCCCGCATGGACATTATCGAAGCACTAAAAGGAGGCTTTGATCTTAAAAAGGATAAGCGGAAAAGGCAGGCAAAAAGCCTTGAAAAAGAATTGCGTAAAAACAACTTTGTTATTTTTAAAGCGAGCACAGCCCTTGTTACCTTTTCGCTTACCGTCAGCTTTTTTATTTTGCTCATGGAAACGGGACTTCATGTAGAGCGCAATTATTGGGAAAGAGAACGCTTTTACGATTTTAGTCTTTTTTTGCGCACCCACAGAAAAGGAATCCCCGAGCCCTTTCAGCGCCTGCAAGAACAGCTCGATAAAAAAGATTATTTAATTTACACGCAAAAATATGCATTTATGTATCCCGAAACTTTTTTGTCGGACGAATTTAAAAAGAAAGGCTTTTATAAAAAGGCGGAAGGTAAACTTGTTAAAAGAGAAAACGGTAAGGCGGTTATCTCGGTGTTCTTTACGGGACTTTTGCCTGAAGATTTTAAAAGATTAACGGGGCACAGCGATTACCGCGGTATTGTAGTGTTTAACGGTGTGAGGAAGAATTTTGAAGATGAGGTTTCCAAGGCTCAATACATTCCCTATTTTGACGAAGGCGTAAAAAGTCTTCCTATAACTCTGTACGGAATCGGCAGTACAGGCAGTGATATGGCGGAAAAAGAATTCGTTGTTGAAAAATACATTAGGGAACTTTCCCAAGATTTTTTATATGATATAAACGAAATTGCAAGCGGCTATGCTACAGTAGTTTTTATTCCGGCAGAAGAATTGGATCGGCTTTTGCATGAACATTTTACTCCAAAAAACGAATACGATTATACGTTTACCCAGTACTTTATGAATGTCCGTACCGAAGAACATAAAAACACGCCGCTTGCCGATGAAAACTATTATAACAATCTTCTAAAAAATTATATACAGGAAGAAGAGAGGTTTAGTGTTGACGGTGAACAGCTGCGAGCGGCCAATAAATCGGCATCCGATGTGGTTTCCCTTTTATTGTATTCGGTATGTGCCGTCTGCACTTTGATTACCCTTGCTACCGTGTACGCTGCCGTAAACATGTTTTTTGCCCACCGCAAGCGCGAAATATTTTTGCTCAAATCGTACGGCATTCGGGAGGCGGAACTAAAAGCCTTACTTATACGCGACTATTTTTATTTTATGCTGCGCTCGCTGCTGTATGCCGTGCCGCTTTGTACAGGCTTAACGCTTTGGTACGGAACATTGAGCATTTCGTTTACGTTTAAACGTTTTTTAATCTATATGAACTATCCTGTGCTCGCAGTTCTTACCGCCCTCATCGCTTCCGCCGTCTACCTCTTTTTCCGCCTTGGCGCAAAGCGTTTTCAAGGCATGAATATAGCGGAGGAGGTAAATAATTAG
- a CDS encoding sensor histidine kinase KdpD codes for MSGLKIRFAVYFCILAALSFFAYKNFQAKYTAALSAVLQYLPDEQKIEVLQKIKTDSVQTESVKTEILEKLMYREDYSFFYLMLCAVFVLILSAFLLECFFYRRQNKKETDNIASYLDSLEKGEGKLIPKNGGLLYDRLYKLYTELIFERENAQAEKLRFQKNLEDIAHQIKTPITAMLLSLENSSPSADNSPLHRLNELTERLLHSASLESGTMPMKKAPLSVYEACFEAYEACEHLFEQKGIAVHIESSGILISADYYWITEAFMNIFKNAASYLSKGNTVNVFFNETPLYTEVIFKDDGSGIQKEALRSVFNRFYKTPDSKGFGLGLNIAKSIAEKNNGTLCAYNENGAVFKFTFYKS; via the coding sequence ATGAGCGGCTTAAAAATACGCTTTGCCGTTTATTTTTGCATTTTGGCGGCTCTCAGTTTTTTTGCTTATAAAAACTTTCAGGCAAAATATACGGCTGCTCTTTCCGCCGTCTTACAGTATCTTCCCGATGAACAAAAGATTGAAGTCCTGCAAAAAATAAAAACGGATAGTGTACAGACTGAAAGCGTAAAAACGGAAATCCTTGAAAAACTCATGTATAGGGAGGACTACTCCTTTTTTTATCTTATGCTCTGTGCCGTCTTTGTTTTGATTTTGAGTGCCTTTCTTTTGGAATGTTTTTTTTACAGGCGGCAGAATAAAAAAGAAACGGACAACATCGCCTCTTACCTTGATTCCCTTGAAAAAGGAGAGGGGAAACTGATTCCTAAAAACGGGGGGCTTCTTTACGATAGGCTTTACAAGCTGTATACCGAACTCATTTTTGAACGGGAAAATGCTCAAGCCGAAAAGCTTAGATTTCAAAAAAATCTTGAAGATATAGCCCATCAAATAAAAACACCCATTACGGCAATGCTCCTTTCTTTGGAAAACTCAAGCCCGTCCGCAGATAATTCTCCGCTGCACCGCTTAAATGAGCTTACCGAAAGGCTGCTTCATTCGGCAAGCCTTGAATCCGGAACCATGCCGATGAAAAAAGCTCCGCTTTCCGTTTATGAAGCTTGTTTTGAAGCTTATGAGGCTTGCGAACATCTTTTTGAACAAAAAGGTATTGCCGTTCATATCGAATCTTCCGGTATCCTTATAAGCGCCGACTATTATTGGATAACCGAAGCCTTTATGAACATTTTTAAAAATGCAGCTTCCTATCTTTCAAAAGGAAACACTGTAAACGTCTTTTTTAACGAAACGCCCCTTTACACGGAAGTTATCTTTAAAGATGACGGGAGCGGTATTCAAAAAGAAGCCTTGCGCTCCGTCTTTAACCGCTTTTATAAAACTCCCGATTCCAAAGGTTTCGGCTTAGGTTTAAACATCGCAAAATCCATTGCCGAAAAAAACAACGGTACCCTTTGCGCTTACAACGAAAACGGTGCCGTATTTAAATTTACGTTTTATAAAAGCTAA